Proteins found in one Campylobacter canadensis genomic segment:
- a CDS encoding 5'-methylthioadenosine/S-adenosylhomocysteine nucleosidase, producing the protein MKKFLLVVFLVNSLFAKILIQGAMPIEVDTLVANLKDKKETKVASYLFYEGKLNGKEVVIQRTLKGLTNAAAATAIAIERFHPSIIINQGTAGAIVEGLKFGTIVIGEKLYNAGSYRTDFSEYTINPLGRRPMKGPLELLDDNNQKQVNEYFTSDEKLVKKALEFGKKYKVQKAVIASADAFNKELLWLAYLNKTYNANVEEMESVAAAQVAFAYKIPFLSLRIMSDNMVERVEYDPKIAIKLQEFIIKFVKEL; encoded by the coding sequence GTGAAAAAGTTTTTATTAGTAGTTTTTTTAGTAAATTCACTCTTTGCTAAAATCTTAATTCAAGGTGCAATGCCGATAGAAGTTGATACTCTAGTAGCAAATTTAAAAGACAAAAAAGAAACAAAAGTAGCTTCTTATTTATTTTATGAAGGCAAGCTAAACGGTAAAGAAGTAGTAATTCAAAGAACTTTAAAAGGCTTAACAAATGCTGCTGCAGCAACGGCTATTGCTATTGAAAGATTTCATCCTAGCATTATTATTAATCAAGGTACAGCTGGTGCTATTGTTGAAGGCTTAAAATTTGGCACTATTGTAATAGGAGAAAAATTATATAACGCAGGTTCGTATAGAACTGATTTTAGCGAATATACAATAAATCCGCTAGGTCGCCGTCCTATGAAAGGCCCTTTAGAATTATTAGACGATAATAATCAAAAACAAGTAAATGAGTATTTTACATCAGATGAAAAATTAGTAAAAAAAGCTTTAGAATTTGGCAAAAAATATAAAGTGCAAAAGGCAGTTATTGCAAGTGCAGATGCTTTTAATAAAGAACTTTTATGGCTTGCTTACTTAAATAAAACTTACAATGCTAATGTAGAAGAAATGGAAAGTGTTGCAGCAGCACAGGTTGCCTTTGCTTACAAAATTCCATTTTTATCTTTAAGAATTATGTCTGATAATATGGTTGAAAGAGTTGAATACGACCCAAAAATAGCAATTAAATTACAAGAATTTATAATTAAATTTGTAAAAGAATTATAA
- a CDS encoding ribose-phosphate pyrophosphokinase: MRGYTIFSGSANTEFAKNVAKRLDCNLSDAGIKRFSDGEISVQIGESVRGKDVFIIQSTCAPANDNLMELLILSDALKRSSANSITAIVPYFGYSRQDRKAAPRVPISAKLVADLMQTAGINRVATIDLHAGQIQGFFDIPVDNLYGSIIFNDFLRQRDLSNAVVASPDVGGIMRARAVAKTLNLDLVIVDKRREKANESEVMNVIGDVAGKDVIIVDDMIDTAGTIVKAADVFKKQGAKSVIACCTHPVLSGKAYDRIENGNLDELIVTDTIPLAKEIDKIKVLSVAPIFGEVIRRVYHNESVNGLFN, encoded by the coding sequence ATGAGAGGTTACACCATTTTTTCTGGTTCTGCAAATACCGAATTTGCAAAAAATGTAGCAAAAAGACTTGATTGTAATTTAAGTGATGCTGGTATTAAACGCTTTAGCGATGGGGAAATTAGCGTTCAAATTGGAGAAAGTGTGCGTGGAAAAGATGTATTTATTATCCAAAGTACTTGCGCACCTGCAAACGATAATTTAATGGAATTGTTAATTTTAAGTGATGCTTTAAAAAGAAGTTCTGCAAACTCAATTACTGCTATTGTTCCTTATTTTGGCTATTCAAGACAAGATAGAAAAGCAGCTCCAAGAGTGCCAATTAGTGCAAAATTAGTTGCTGATTTAATGCAAACTGCTGGTATTAACCGTGTTGCTACTATTGATTTACATGCAGGGCAAATTCAAGGATTTTTTGATATTCCTGTAGATAATTTATATGGAAGTATTATTTTTAATGATTTTTTAAGACAAAGAGATTTATCAAACGCTGTTGTAGCAAGTCCTGATGTTGGTGGTATTATGAGAGCTAGAGCGGTTGCAAAGACTTTAAATTTAGATTTAGTAATAGTTGATAAACGCCGTGAAAAAGCTAATGAAAGCGAAGTTATGAATGTAATTGGCGATGTTGCTGGTAAAGACGTGATTATAGTTGATGATATGATTGATACTGCAGGAACTATTGTAAAGGCTGCTGATGTATTTAAAAAACAAGGCGCAAAAAGCGTGATTGCTTGTTGTACTCATCCTGTTTTAAGCGGTAAGGCTTATGATAGAATTGAAAATGGTAATTTAGATGAATTAATAGTAACTGATACTATCCCTTTAGCAAAAGAAATTGATAAAATTAAAGTTTTAAGCGTTGCTCCAATTTTTGGTGAAGTTATTCGCCGTGTTTATCATAATGAAAGTGTAAATGGTTTATTTAATTAA
- the mnmC gene encoding FAD-dependent 5-carboxymethylaminomethyl-2-thiouridine(34) oxidoreductase MnmC translates to MNLAKTILKSGEFFSLDFDDFYYNIKDTLKERNEIYVNNAFDTDKSHINILEFGFGLGLNFLLSLKKAKECNKTFTYTAIENYYQDINTLKDVAKKFNLDLADEFIQNYPLAQKGSYLIQINNTRLNLIFADINEALNKIDFCFDVIFADGFSPNKNSQMFSTNTIKQAKKCLKQDGILLSYSSNSAFLKALEENDFLIKKFSIGLKRESTKAILKSKDDKNLTNYFAKNYLKVQNIAIIGSGICAANLAYELRDFNVSIFEKNSTIASAASSNKIGNLSALIQNPASLLGEFSFFAYLQSSAFYKSLGIKLNGILEHAFNDELKKRFLLQKDNKYIKHIFDFAYLKDGGSIRPQELCKMLINLSKAKIFLNTYICNAKEDNNQVILTDSNDNKYYFDAVIFASGYESMYYFKSLPLSFQRGQVSYVKDEKQCKIALSSKAYLSTAANGIRALGATYLRNEIKSANDEDDLINKNNLLEFFDRKINIIDNNVGYRSYSSDRFAIVGAYLDDSEYITKYKDLFWTKNKTQEKIQQSRIFVNIAHGSRAFSTSLCCARLISSYFKNTPSYMFSTYEHALHPARFIIRKLKKGLI, encoded by the coding sequence ATGAACTTAGCTAAGACTATTTTAAAATCTGGTGAATTTTTTTCACTAGATTTTGATGATTTTTATTACAACATAAAAGACACGCTAAAAGAAAGAAATGAAATTTATGTAAATAATGCTTTTGATACTGATAAAAGCCATATTAATATTTTAGAATTTGGCTTTGGCTTGGGGCTTAATTTTTTATTGTCATTAAAAAAAGCTAAAGAGTGCAACAAAACTTTTACTTACACAGCAATTGAAAATTACTATCAAGATATAAACACCTTAAAAGATGTAGCTAAAAAATTTAATCTTGATTTAGCAGATGAATTTATACAAAACTATCCGCTAGCTCAAAAGGGTAGCTATTTAATACAAATAAATAATACAAGGCTTAATTTGATTTTTGCTGATATAAATGAAGCTTTAAATAAGATTGATTTTTGTTTTGATGTTATTTTTGCTGATGGTTTTAGCCCTAATAAAAACTCGCAAATGTTTTCAACAAACACAATAAAACAAGCAAAAAAATGTTTAAAACAAGATGGAATTTTACTAAGTTATAGCTCAAACAGCGCCTTTTTAAAAGCCCTAGAAGAAAATGATTTTTTAATAAAAAAATTTAGTATAGGCTTAAAAAGAGAAAGCACAAAGGCAATCTTAAAAAGCAAAGATGATAAAAATTTAACTAATTATTTTGCAAAAAATTATCTTAAAGTGCAAAATATTGCAATTATTGGAAGTGGAATTTGCGCTGCAAATCTTGCTTATGAATTAAGAGATTTTAATGTAAGCATTTTTGAGAAAAATAGCACTATTGCAAGTGCTGCTAGTTCAAATAAAATTGGTAATTTAAGTGCTTTAATTCAAAACCCTGCTTCGCTTTTAGGCGAATTTTCTTTTTTTGCATACTTGCAAAGTAGTGCTTTTTATAAAAGTTTAGGGATTAAACTAAATGGAATTTTAGAACACGCTTTTAATGATGAATTAAAAAAAAGATTTTTATTGCAAAAAGATAACAAATATATAAAACATATTTTTGATTTTGCTTATTTAAAAGATGGCGGAAGCATTAGACCACAAGAGCTTTGCAAGATGTTAATAAATCTATCTAAGGCAAAAATCTTTTTAAATACTTATATTTGCAATGCAAAAGAAGATAACAATCAAGTAATTTTAACCGATAGCAATGACAATAAATATTATTTTGATGCTGTTATCTTTGCTAGTGGTTATGAAAGTATGTATTATTTTAAATCTTTACCGCTGTCTTTTCAAAGAGGGCAAGTAAGCTATGTAAAAGATGAAAAACAATGTAAAATTGCCCTAAGCTCAAAAGCTTATTTAAGCACTGCAGCTAATGGTATTAGAGCATTAGGTGCAACTTATTTAAGAAATGAAATTAAAAGTGCAAATGATGAAGATGATTTAATAAATAAAAATAATCTTTTAGAATTCTTTGATAGAAAAATAAATATTATTGATAATAATGTAGGTTATAGGTCTTATTCTAGCGATAGATTTGCTATTGTTGGAGCATACTTAGATGATAGTGAATATATAACAAAATATAAAGATTTATTTTGGACAAAAAATAAAACTCAAGAAAAAATACAACAAAGTAGAATTTTTGTTAATATAGCACACGGCTCAAGAGCTTTTAGCACTTCTTTATGCTGTGCAAGATTAATTTCATCTTATTTTAAAAATACACCTTCTTATATGTTTAGCACTTACGAACACGCTTTACACCCTGCAAGATTTATAATTAGAAAATTAAAAAAAGGATTAATATGA
- a CDS encoding triose-phosphate isomerase, translating into MIIAANFKCNHTRKSYAQYAQKLNAFLRFENNKNIKVYVAPSFSAFLDSEFAFKQCAQNIYPDFKGAFTGEIGLNHLQEFGIKSVILGHCERRTLGENDEFLAKKFDFCKANDLEIIYCIGEDFATYEKNKSIEFLSEQIKYIDLTYSKLILAYEPIYSIGKSAAKIEDIQKIMAFLKSKTKQPILYGGSVNMDNIKQISTLCDGVLIGSASLDVDNFIHLINKTK; encoded by the coding sequence TTGATAATAGCTGCAAATTTTAAATGTAACCACACAAGAAAATCTTACGCTCAATATGCACAAAAATTAAATGCATTTTTAAGATTTGAAAATAATAAAAATATAAAAGTTTATGTTGCACCAAGTTTTAGTGCTTTTTTAGATAGCGAATTTGCTTTTAAGCAGTGTGCACAAAATATTTATCCTGATTTTAAAGGAGCATTTACAGGAGAAATAGGCTTAAATCACTTGCAAGAATTTGGAATTAAAAGTGTAATTTTAGGGCATTGTGAAAGAAGAACTTTAGGAGAAAATGACGAATTTTTAGCTAAAAAATTTGATTTTTGCAAGGCAAATGATTTAGAAATAATTTATTGCATTGGAGAAGATTTTGCTACTTATGAAAAAAATAAAAGCATTGAATTTTTAAGCGAGCAAATAAAGTATATTGATTTAACATATTCTAAGTTAATCTTAGCATACGAGCCAATTTATAGCATTGGAAAAAGTGCTGCAAAAATTGAAGATATTCAAAAAATTATGGCTTTTTTAAAATCAAAAACAAAACAACCTATTTTGTATGGTGGAAGTGTAAATATGGACAATATAAAACAAATAAGCACTTTATGCGATGGTGTTTTAATTGGAAGTGCTAGTTTAGATGTTGATAATTTTATACATTTAATAAATAAAACAAAATGA
- the ribH gene encoding 6,7-dimethyl-8-ribityllumazine synthase, translated as MNIIEGKVTLNGDERFAIICARFNSFITDKLVEGAKDAFIRHGGNEKNLDLILVPGAFELPFALKQALKKNYDAIVVLGAVIRGDTPHFDYVAAECTKGVANITLANDIPVSFGVLTTNTTEQAMDRAGIKSGNKGFEAMLTSIEMLNLKKL; from the coding sequence ATGAATATTATTGAAGGAAAAGTAACTTTAAATGGAGATGAAAGATTTGCAATAATTTGCGCTAGATTTAATTCTTTTATTACTGATAAATTAGTTGAAGGTGCAAAAGATGCCTTTATTCGCCACGGTGGAAATGAAAAAAACTTAGATTTAATTTTAGTTCCTGGTGCTTTTGAATTGCCTTTTGCCTTAAAACAAGCACTTAAGAAAAATTATGATGCTATTGTGGTTTTAGGCGCTGTTATTCGTGGCGATACACCACATTTTGACTATGTTGCAGCTGAATGCACAAAGGGAGTTGCAAACATTACTTTAGCTAATGATATTCCTGTTTCATTTGGTGTTTTAACCACAAACACAACTGAACAAGCAATGGATAGAGCTGGTATTAAAAGTGGTAACAAAGGCTTTGAGGCTATGCTTACAAGTATTGAAATGCTAAATTTAAAGAAGTTGTAA
- the kdsA gene encoding 3-deoxy-8-phosphooctulonate synthase yields MRKIILFAGPCVIESEEVIFKVASRLEKIANHPQIDFYFKSSFDKANRTSLNSFRGPGLEKGLKILEKVKKDFNFKLITDIHECYQAQIAAEVVDTLQIPAFLCRQTDLLVAAAKTKAIINIKKGQFLNPADMKYSIAKIAQTRGYDYNIEEEGFFDCKDLGELSFKDLKDEDFSKAHQMAKKAGILAVERGASFGYANLVVDMRALKIMRNYAPVIFDATHSVQMPGGAGGKSGGDSSFVLPLARAAAGIGVDGFFFETHFDPKIALCDGPNMVAVDLLLEKVNLLLNILNKG; encoded by the coding sequence ATGAGAAAAATTATATTATTTGCAGGTCCTTGCGTAATAGAAAGCGAGGAAGTAATTTTCAAGGTGGCATCAAGACTAGAAAAGATTGCTAATCATCCACAAATTGATTTTTATTTTAAATCAAGTTTTGATAAAGCGAACCGCACTAGCTTAAATTCTTTTCGTGGTCCTGGCTTAGAAAAAGGTTTAAAAATCTTAGAGAAGGTAAAAAAAGATTTTAACTTTAAATTAATTACAGATATTCACGAGTGTTATCAAGCACAAATTGCTGCAGAAGTTGTTGATACTTTGCAAATTCCTGCATTTTTGTGCAGACAAACTGATTTATTAGTAGCAGCTGCAAAAACAAAGGCTATTATAAATATTAAAAAAGGGCAATTTTTAAATCCTGCTGATATGAAATATTCAATAGCAAAAATTGCTCAAACTCGTGGATATGATTACAATATAGAAGAAGAAGGATTTTTTGATTGTAAAGATTTAGGAGAATTGTCTTTTAAAGATTTAAAAGATGAAGATTTCTCAAAAGCTCATCAAATGGCAAAAAAAGCAGGAATTTTAGCTGTTGAAAGAGGGGCTTCTTTTGGCTATGCTAATTTAGTTGTTGATATGAGAGCACTTAAAATTATGAGAAATTACGCACCTGTTATTTTTGATGCAACACATAGTGTGCAAATGCCTGGTGGAGCTGGTGGCAAGAGTGGCGGAGATAGTTCTTTTGTATTACCATTAGCTCGTGCTGCTGCTGGGATTGGTGTTGATGGATTTTTCTTTGAAACTCACTTTGACCCAAAAATTGCTTTATGCGATGGCCCTAATATGGTTGCTGTTGATTTATTGCTTGAAAAAGTGAATTTATTATTAAATATTTTAAATAAAGGATAA
- a CDS encoding tyrosine-type recombinase/integrase, whose protein sequence is MYIRNNIIYLSFSSNNRRIRKSTGLVANEENLLYVKQNLKKLEEKILFKDKKDNNSSLFIYAQDFLLSQNMLNKDSTKKIVANLFKNHIFPFIKNCKIRHINRDFCKNFLIYLNNKNICFKTKTHIYTHFKALILSVIDDELVDNFSLPKLKNNNIELSKIKALPLNKVKEILDKSPHFYKQVFALCIFTGIRNGELIALKWSDVCFKSETLIISKNIVFGKLSSTKNKKTRIIHLLKPALNALKTLYKEYKFHDEWIFVTKYKKAYTRADCFSKKWNDILKSIGIYNFTFYQTRHIYATLLLNKVPNSLEFISNQLGHSKMTTTLKYYISYLEDKEKITKIKKYFEKYKFFFTFNKKYSMITSFNLRGVAQSG, encoded by the coding sequence ATGTATATTCGTAACAACATTATTTATCTTAGTTTTTCATCTAATAATAGACGAATTCGCAAATCTACAGGGCTTGTTGCAAACGAGGAAAATTTATTATATGTAAAACAAAATTTAAAGAAGTTAGAAGAAAAAATTTTATTTAAAGATAAAAAAGATAACAATTCTTCTTTGTTTATTTACGCTCAAGATTTTTTATTAAGTCAAAATATGTTAAATAAAGATTCAACTAAAAAAATAGTAGCAAATTTATTTAAAAATCATATTTTTCCTTTTATTAAAAATTGCAAAATAAGGCATATAAATAGAGATTTTTGTAAAAATTTTTTAATTTATTTAAACAATAAAAATATATGTTTTAAAACAAAAACACATATTTATACGCATTTTAAAGCCTTGATACTGTCGGTAATTGATGATGAACTTGTTGATAATTTTTCTTTACCTAAATTAAAAAATAACAATATTGAATTAAGTAAAATAAAAGCTTTGCCGTTAAATAAAGTAAAAGAAATTTTGGATAAAAGTCCGCATTTTTACAAACAAGTTTTTGCACTTTGCATTTTTACAGGTATTAGAAATGGTGAATTAATAGCATTAAAATGGAGCGATGTTTGTTTTAAAAGTGAAACTTTAATAATAAGCAAGAATATAGTTTTTGGCAAATTAAGCAGTACAAAAAATAAAAAAACTAGAATTATTCATTTATTAAAACCAGCATTAAATGCTTTAAAGACGCTTTACAAAGAATATAAATTCCATGATGAGTGGATTTTTGTAACAAAATATAAAAAGGCTTACACAAGGGCTGATTGTTTTAGTAAAAAATGGAATGATATTTTAAAAAGTATAGGAATTTATAATTTTACTTTTTATCAAACTAGGCATATTTATGCTACTTTATTGCTAAATAAAGTACCAAATTCTTTGGAATTTATTTCTAATCAATTAGGTCATAGTAAGATGACTACAACGCTAAAATATTATATTAGCTACCTTGAAGATAAAGAAAAAATTACAAAAATAAAAAAATATTTTGAAAAATATAAATTTTTCTTTACATTTAACAAAAAATATAGTATGATTACATCTTTTAATTTACGGGGTGTAGCGCAGTCTGGTTAG
- a CDS encoding nitroreductase family protein yields the protein MNFDDCLKNRFSCRDFCKDFSLDNDTLTKLSKLAYLSPSASNMQEVKLCFVSNNILKTLKQELLKAFYENSKKSAFLNFYPANLAQNYKDKRFLNASKLYGLLNINKDDKNARLKQWAKNYEFFNANNAAFIYIDKDLDNGAIFDAGIFSANLINAATSLNINTCFQASVCEYNDIISNVLNINNVNFLCAIALGKATKDKINSFRSEKRAEFKIF from the coding sequence ATGAATTTTGATGATTGTCTTAAAAATAGATTTTCTTGTAGAGATTTTTGCAAAGATTTTAGTTTAGATAACGATACTTTAACAAAACTTTCAAAATTAGCTTATTTAAGCCCTAGTGCTTCAAATATGCAAGAAGTAAAATTATGTTTTGTATCAAATAATATATTAAAAACACTAAAACAAGAGCTTTTAAAAGCCTTTTATGAAAATAGTAAAAAGAGTGCTTTTTTAAACTTTTACCCAGCTAATCTTGCGCAAAATTACAAAGATAAAAGATTTTTAAATGCTAGTAAATTGTACGGTCTTTTAAATATAAACAAAGATGATAAAAATGCAAGGCTAAAACAATGGGCAAAAAATTACGAATTTTTTAATGCAAATAATGCTGCATTTATTTATATTGATAAGGATTTAGACAATGGAGCTATTTTTGATGCAGGTATTTTTAGTGCCAATTTAATAAACGCTGCAACAAGTTTAAACATAAATACTTGCTTTCAAGCTAGTGTGTGCGAATATAACGATATAATTTCAAATGTTTTAAATATAAATAATGTCAATTTTTTATGTGCCATTGCGTTAGGTAAGGCTACAAAGGATAAAATAAATTCATTTAGAAGTGAAAAAAGGGCAGAATTTAAAATATTTTAA
- a CDS encoding L-lactate permease yields MEFIPQINPLGNIWLSAFVALLPIICFFLCLIVFKTKAYTAGFLTVIVATLVALFVYKMPFIGAITSIFLGFLTGLWPIAWIIIAAIFLYKLSIKSGQFEIIKQSVMLITPDHRIQVILIGFCFGAFLEGAIGFGGPVAITAALLVGLGLRPLQAAGYCMIANTAPVAFGAVGIPIIAMAQSVGLSPDQIAAMVGKILTPLCFIVPFFIIYLMDGIKGIKETFPIIFVAAASFTIAQYLTSNFIGAELPGIISAVFSLICTTIAISMFKIKNIVRYDGKTDFNDIEKLKLGKIIYAWSPFILLIIFVVIWSNHSFQVFVKENLAFTNLKISFSALTGDLQIFKPSLVVEGQKSGVQALFMSIPLISTAGTAIFFAAICSIFVLKVKPSDAVSCFSATIKEMALPCLTIGLVVAFAYITNYSGASSTLGLAFSQTGKAFTFFSPIIGWIGVFLTGSDTSANLLFGALQQATAIKLQMQDTLFLAANSTGGVVGKMISPQSIAVACAAVGLVGKESDLFKFTIKYSIIMIILIGLWISFIAYFMPAIIPDSVAVKIS; encoded by the coding sequence ATGGAGTTCATACCACAAATTAACCCATTGGGTAATATTTGGCTTAGTGCCTTTGTAGCTCTTTTGCCTATAATTTGTTTTTTCTTATGTCTTATTGTTTTTAAAACTAAGGCATATACGGCTGGTTTTTTAACCGTTATTGTTGCTACTTTAGTAGCTCTTTTTGTGTATAAAATGCCTTTTATTGGTGCAATTACAAGTATATTTTTAGGCTTTCTTACTGGACTTTGGCCTATTGCTTGGATTATTATTGCTGCAATCTTTTTATATAAATTATCAATTAAATCAGGTCAATTTGAAATAATTAAACAAAGTGTTATGTTAATTACGCCTGACCATAGAATTCAAGTAATTTTAATTGGTTTTTGTTTTGGGGCGTTTTTAGAAGGAGCTATTGGTTTTGGTGGTCCTGTTGCTATTACTGCTGCATTATTAGTTGGCTTGGGTTTAAGACCACTTCAAGCAGCTGGATATTGTATGATTGCAAACACTGCTCCTGTTGCATTTGGTGCTGTTGGAATTCCAATTATTGCTATGGCACAATCTGTAGGCTTATCACCTGATCAAATCGCTGCTATGGTTGGTAAAATTTTAACTCCACTTTGCTTTATTGTGCCATTTTTTATTATTTATTTAATGGACGGAATTAAAGGTATTAAAGAAACTTTTCCTATTATTTTTGTAGCGGCTGCTTCTTTTACCATAGCTCAATATCTTACATCAAATTTTATTGGTGCTGAATTACCTGGAATTATCTCAGCTGTATTTAGTTTAATTTGTACAACTATTGCAATTTCAATGTTTAAAATTAAAAACATAGTAAGATATGATGGAAAAACCGACTTTAACGATATAGAAAAACTAAAATTAGGTAAAATTATTTATGCTTGGTCTCCATTTATTTTATTAATTATCTTTGTTGTTATTTGGTCTAATCATTCATTCCAAGTTTTTGTGAAAGAAAATTTAGCATTTACAAATCTTAAAATATCTTTTAGTGCTTTAACAGGAGATTTACAAATCTTTAAGCCATCTTTAGTTGTAGAAGGTCAAAAGAGTGGAGTTCAAGCTTTATTTATGTCAATTCCACTTATATCAACTGCTGGTACTGCGATATTTTTTGCTGCTATTTGCTCAATTTTTGTTTTAAAAGTAAAGCCAAGCGATGCAGTATCTTGCTTTAGCGCAACTATTAAAGAAATGGCTTTACCTTGCCTTACAATAGGCTTAGTTGTTGCTTTTGCTTATATTACAAACTATAGCGGTGCTAGTTCAACCTTAGGTTTAGCTTTCTCTCAAACAGGAAAAGCATTTACATTCTTCTCACCTATTATTGGTTGGATTGGAGTATTTTTAACAGGTTCTGATACTAGTGCGAATTTATTATTTGGTGCTTTACAACAAGCTACCGCTATTAAACTACAAATGCAAGATACTTTATTCTTAGCTGCAAATAGTACTGGTGGTGTTGTTGGAAAGATGATTTCTCCACAAAGTATTGCGGTTGCTTGCGCTGCGGTTGGTCTTGTTGGTAAAGAAAGTGATTTATTCAAATTTACTATAAAATATTCAATTATTATGATTATTTTAATTGGACTATGGATAAGCTTTATTGCTTATTTTATGCCAGCAATTATCCCTGATAGCGTTGCTGTTAAAATATCATGA
- the nusB gene encoding transcription antitermination factor NusB: MATRHQVRKSIISILYSQEFVQNDKFLEDFLEEHKIRNAIKDWAIELYNGINVNLKAIDEKIASLLDGEFNKLANMEKAILRLGVYELLYTNTDKAIIINEAIELAKEYASDNAPKLINGVLDKIR; encoded by the coding sequence ATGGCTACTCGTCATCAAGTTAGAAAAAGCATAATTAGTATTTTATATTCTCAAGAATTTGTACAAAATGATAAATTTTTAGAAGATTTTTTAGAAGAACATAAAATAAGAAATGCGATAAAAGATTGGGCAATTGAGTTATACAATGGAATAAATGTTAATTTAAAGGCAATTGATGAAAAAATTGCTTCCTTGCTAGATGGGGAGTTTAATAAATTAGCAAATATGGAAAAAGCTATTTTAAGACTTGGAGTTTATGAATTACTTTATACAAACACAGACAAAGCAATCATAATAAATGAAGCTATTGAACTTGCTAAAGAATATGCAAGCGATAACGCTCCTAAACTTATAAATGGGGTTTTAGATAAGATTAGATAA